The window CATGCGCCTGTAATAAATATTTTACCCGGCCAGAAAACCGCCGCGGAAGCCAGTATTAAGGAAACAAGGTTTGCTCCTCCGTCGGCAAAAAATCCTCCGGCGGCGAAAGGCGCCGGCAGGGTGAAATTAAAAAATTTCTCCGCGATGGGAGAGTAAAGCACGATGGGAATCGTCAGGATAAACGCGACAAAAAAACGGAATCTCATGTCCGCTTCCATCGCTTTGGCCATAGTCGGGTCGGCCATCATGGCACCGTGGTCGTGATGGTCGTGCGCCATTCCTTTCTTGGGAGAATCTCCGCCATGGCCGCCGTGACAAGCATGGGAATGATTATGGTGATTGTGTTGATGTTTGTTGTTCATGCTTGTTCCAAGGTAGCAAGGATTTTACTTTCCGGACAGCGCCGCGTCAATTATTGATTTAACTTCCGCGTAAGGTTGGGCGCCGTTGATGGTCGTCTTCCGGCCGTCTTTGGCGATAACCACGCTGAACGGCGTGCCCCGGACGCCGATATCGGCGCCGCCAGCCAGATCGTCTGCCACCCGTTTGGCGTACTTGCCGCTGTTCAAACATTTATTGAATTCCGCCTTATCAAGCTCCAAATAATCCGCTATCTCCGGAAGCCTGGCCGGATCAAGCCCGTCGTTGGACGGAGTAATTTCAAAAATTCTGTCCAGATAAGCCCAGAAGGCCGTGTTGCCGCCGAGCTCGCCGGCGCACTCCGCCGCTTCCGCCTCTTTGCGGGCTTTGGAATGAAGTTGGTCTATTGGGAAATGCCGGTAAACCCAGGCCACCTCGCCGCTCTTTTGCAGAATGGGCACTCCGTGTCGGAATACTCCACCACTTTGACGGTGGCATTGGGACTGCCCTTGATGTGGTCTTTGCTCGACACCGGCTTGATGGCGTCCAGACCCCTTATCGTTTCTTCTTCCCCACTCCGCGCCGCTTCGCTTTCTCCGCCATATTCTTTCTTAGACAATTTTCCATTACTAAAGATAACCGCCCCAGCTATCAAAGCGCCGGCTATGATGATGGCCATCGGCACCGCCATATTATTTTTGGGCCGCTCGGGCGAATTAAACCCGCCGCCAGAACTGTTTGAACCAAATGAACCGAAATTTTGTTCTTCCATATCAAATAATTATACAAGCATTAAATTTTCCCGCAATGTTTGCGGAAAAAATAAACATTGACAAGACCCTTATAAAATGCTTATATTTGAAACGGAAATCAAAACGCGGGTTTTGATAAAAAACACGGACATTAAAAAGAAAGGATTAAAAATGGAATCACTTACTAAAATATCAGGAATAATAATAGAAACCAATTATTCTCAGGAAATAAAAAATTTTTTGGAAGATATTCAGCTTGGCTTCTTCAGCAATTTTGTAAAATCCGTTAATTTAAAACACAATGGCAATAAATTAAACATAACTCCTTATGGCGTTAATAGTTTATTTTTTGGAACATCAATCAATAGTGTTATTTTAATGTCAACTGATCCAACCTTTTCAGATGTACACACTCTGTCTTTCAAAACATCGTGTTCTTTTAGCATCTCTCCTTTTATTCCTAAGTAAACATTATAAGGCCAGAGATTTATCCGCCGCCGCGTTTCAGAAATCAAAATTTTCTGACTCGCGCGGCGGACT is drawn from Candidatus Paceibacter sp. and contains these coding sequences:
- a CDS encoding thioredoxin domain-containing protein, which encodes MPILQKSGEVAWVYRHFPIDQLHSKARKEAEAAECAGELGGNTAFWAYLDRIFEITPSNDGLDPARLPEIADYLELDKAEFNKCLNSGKYAKRVADDLAGGADIGVRGTPFSVVIAKDGRKTTINGAQPYAEVKSIIDAALSGK
- a CDS encoding thioredoxin domain-containing protein, which gives rise to MEEQNFGSFGSNSSGGGFNSPERPKNNMAVPMAIIIAGALIAGAVIFSNGKLSKKEYGGESEAARSGEEETIRGLDAIKPVSSKDHIKGSPNATVKVVEYSDTECPFCKRAARWPGFTGISQ